ACGCCTTACCTTATAATTCTTCCGTTTTAGCTGCGCAGAGGCAGCACAGAGGAAGCAATCGCGTCACCGGGGTCCCGCAGAGGCCGCTCTTCACGTCCGAAATGTTGGGGGCGACGCGACGCGACCTATCGGAGTTGCGACGCATCCTGCGTGCCTGGAACGGCTCCCTCCAGCCAGGACTGCTGGCGCAGTTCTCCAGCGACTCCCTGGGCATGTGCACCGCGCTGTACATTCTGCTGGCCGGCCAAGCACACAGCATGCTTGTCGTGGCGCAGGCGCTGGTACGCTCGGCACTCGCCGGTGTCGTTCTGTTCGTGGCCACTTGGAGCTCGGATGACATCGCCAAGCAGGTGCTG
The nucleotide sequence above comes from Rhipicephalus sanguineus isolate Rsan-2018 chromosome 8, BIME_Rsan_1.4, whole genome shotgun sequence. Encoded proteins:
- the LOC119402628 gene encoding uncharacterized protein LOC119402628; the encoded protein is MLGATRRDLSELRRILRAWNGSLQPGLLAQFSSDSLGMCTALYILLAGQAHSMLVVAQALVRSALAGVVLFVATWSSDDIAKQVEKLKYNIDSYVESGLVCPRSRKEVSQ